The following coding sequences are from one Gemmatimonadaceae bacterium window:
- a CDS encoding outer membrane beta-barrel protein: protein MRRILAVSLLALAVRAQGQTAADTTHAGPAAAATRPAPFGGFAFSGYAEASYQYSTHPAGTTIAGHLYDRYQNQFSLDALDLVADRPYDARTWSAGVHAEVLLGQNAAVVQSRGLALGPQGDLTQLYVSLNVPTPNGNGLQFQFGKFATLLGLEVIEDVANPVWSGGNQFIFLEDFTSTGAQVSYRFGPHADAQLRITNGWDAVEARNSGKTVLGRLGLYPDSTSSVSLFGYSGAEELDNASALRSGSEILLWKKFAPSWNAWLQADYGREMANAALPDSSRDAQWWAFGAWATRDLTSTVGLGVRADYMADPNGARTSAALGYPATPGQRVATGTLTLNVRAWPDALVRPEVRYDRSTIAAFGGSRSQLTAGLGVAYLF, encoded by the coding sequence ATGAGACGAATCTTGGCCGTGAGCCTGCTGGCCCTCGCCGTACGCGCGCAGGGCCAGACCGCCGCTGACACGACCCACGCCGGACCTGCCGCGGCCGCGACGCGGCCCGCTCCCTTCGGCGGATTCGCGTTCAGCGGATACGCCGAGGCATCCTATCAGTATTCCACGCATCCCGCGGGCACGACGATCGCGGGCCACCTCTACGATCGATACCAGAACCAGTTCTCGCTCGACGCGCTCGATCTCGTGGCCGACCGCCCGTACGACGCTCGCACGTGGAGCGCCGGCGTGCACGCCGAAGTCCTGCTCGGACAGAATGCCGCGGTCGTGCAGTCCCGCGGACTGGCGCTCGGGCCGCAGGGTGACCTCACCCAGCTGTACGTTTCCCTCAACGTGCCGACGCCCAACGGCAACGGGCTCCAGTTCCAATTCGGCAAGTTCGCCACGTTGCTGGGGCTCGAGGTGATCGAGGACGTGGCGAATCCCGTCTGGTCCGGCGGCAACCAGTTCATCTTCCTGGAGGACTTCACCTCCACCGGGGCGCAGGTGTCGTACCGGTTCGGGCCGCACGCCGACGCGCAGCTCCGCATCACCAACGGCTGGGACGCCGTCGAGGCGCGGAACTCGGGCAAGACCGTGCTCGGCCGCCTCGGCCTCTATCCCGATTCCACTTCCTCCGTCTCGCTGTTCGGCTACTCGGGCGCCGAGGAGTTGGACAATGCGTCGGCGCTCCGATCGGGCTCCGAGATCCTGCTCTGGAAGAAGTTCGCGCCGAGCTGGAACGCATGGCTGCAGGCCGACTACGGGCGGGAGATGGCCAACGCCGCGCTCCCCGATTCCAGCCGCGACGCGCAATGGTGGGCGTTCGGCGCCTGGGCCACGCGCGACCTCACGTCGACCGTCGGGCTCGGCGTCCGCGCCGACTACATGGCCGATCCCAACGGCGCCCGCACGAGCGCGGCGCTCGGGTATCCCGCCACCCCCGGGCAACGGGTGGCGACCGGCACGCTCACGCTCAACGTGCGCGCCTGGCCGGACGCGCTCGTGCGCCCGGAAGTCCGCTACGACC
- the kdpC gene encoding potassium-transporting ATPase subunit KdpC — MLRNQLRPAIVLTLALCVITGILYPSAVTAVAQLLFPRQANGSLIRGADGAPIGSALIGQSFTRPEYFHPRPSAAGAGYDDTLSGGSNLGPTSAKLDSLVAARVDTVVAQDGGVKGKIPSDMVTASGSGLDPDISPADAFLQVERVARARHVDSASVRALVDRHVQGPQFGLFGDPRVNVLELNLDLDRSFPLHAAASHD, encoded by the coding sequence CGCCCCGCGATCGTGCTCACGCTCGCGCTCTGTGTGATCACCGGCATCCTCTACCCGAGCGCCGTCACCGCCGTCGCCCAGCTGCTCTTTCCGCGACAGGCCAACGGCTCGCTGATCCGCGGCGCCGACGGCGCCCCGATCGGCAGCGCGCTCATCGGCCAGTCGTTCACGCGCCCGGAGTACTTCCATCCGCGCCCGTCGGCCGCCGGCGCGGGCTACGACGACACGCTGTCGGGCGGCAGCAACCTCGGCCCCACCAGCGCCAAGCTGGATTCGCTCGTCGCGGCGCGCGTCGACACCGTCGTCGCCCAGGACGGCGGCGTGAAGGGCAAGATCCCGTCCGACATGGTCACCGCGTCGGGCTCCGGCCTGGACCCCGACATCTCGCCCGCCGACGCGTTCCTGCAGGTGGAGCGCGTGGCGCGGGCCCGCCACGTCGACAGTGCGTCGGTGCGCGCGCTCGTCGACCGGCACGTCCAGGGGCCGCAGTTCGGGTTGTTCGGAGATCCGCGCGTCAACGTGCTCGAACTCAACCTCGACTTGGACCGGTCGTTCCCGCTGCATGCCGCGGCGTCGCACGATTGA